A window from Leptospira meyeri encodes these proteins:
- a CDS encoding calcium:proton antiporter translates to MANSKTITSNDWLSYTSFLVLVFAMVAPIGEGLLIAFAVVFLAVGISSAVHSAEVIAERVGPSIGTLILAISVTVIEVALIVSLMSNDTADSPQIARDTVFAALMIVTNGIIGICILLGGLKHKELGFQSVGTTALLGVLAVLSTLTLILPLFTTSTNKGTYSAGQLIFVSLASLVLYGSLVWSQTKSHKNFFSATEGEVTPLETIHSRPSQKRAITSFISLLFSLFAVVGLSKILSPTIESTISALGAPKAVVGIVIAILVLAPETLAAMNAAKTNELQTSLNLALGSGAASIALTIPAVSLYSLLFDKPLTLGLDSKGIVFLMVTFLAGSFTFGSGRTTSLHGLIHLVIMASFLAISLMP, encoded by the coding sequence ATGGCAAATTCAAAAACGATCACATCCAATGACTGGCTCTCTTATACTTCCTTTTTGGTATTAGTCTTTGCTATGGTTGCACCCATTGGCGAAGGGCTTCTCATCGCATTTGCAGTTGTATTTTTAGCAGTCGGGATTTCGAGTGCTGTGCATAGTGCTGAAGTCATTGCAGAACGAGTGGGACCTTCGATTGGAACTTTGATTTTGGCAATTTCTGTGACAGTGATCGAAGTGGCACTCATTGTCAGCCTAATGAGTAATGACACAGCCGACTCACCACAAATTGCAAGAGATACCGTTTTCGCTGCGTTGATGATTGTCACCAATGGAATTATAGGCATCTGTATTTTGTTAGGTGGATTAAAACATAAAGAACTTGGATTCCAATCAGTAGGCACAACTGCATTACTTGGAGTTTTGGCAGTGCTTTCAACACTTACATTGATTTTGCCATTGTTCACTACCTCTACAAATAAAGGAACCTACAGTGCGGGGCAACTCATCTTTGTTTCGCTGGCCTCTCTGGTTTTGTATGGGTCCCTTGTTTGGTCACAAACAAAATCACATAAAAACTTTTTTTCTGCAACTGAAGGAGAAGTGACTCCTTTAGAGACCATTCATTCAAGGCCGAGTCAAAAAAGAGCCATCACAAGTTTTATCTCTCTTTTATTTTCTCTTTTTGCAGTTGTTGGTTTATCAAAAATTCTCAGCCCTACGATCGAAAGCACCATTTCTGCATTAGGTGCTCCAAAAGCAGTTGTGGGGATTGTGATTGCGATTCTCGTTCTTGCTCCAGAAACATTAGCTGCCATGAATGCCGCAAAAACCAATGAACTACAAACCAGTTTGAACTTAGCTTTAGGATCGGGAGCTGCAAGTATTGCACTAACCATACCAGCAGTTAGCCTATATTCATTGTTATTTGATAAACCATTGACCCTTGGATTAGATTCCAAAGGCATTGTGTTTCTAATGGTAACATTTCTTGCAGGAAGTTTTACCTTTGGCTCGGGAAGGACCACATCCCTGCATGGACTCATCCATTTAGTGATTATGGCTTCCTTTTTGGCAATTTCGCTGATGCCATAA
- a CDS encoding ribonucleoside-diphosphate reductase subunit alpha, with protein MFVIKRNGKRESVKFDKVTARIDKLSYGLSRLVSPIDVAKKVIEGIYDGVSTSELDNLAAEIAASLTTKHPDYALLASRIAVSNLHKNTTKSFSETMERLYSYIDPKTKKQMPLIADDIWEIVKKHSELLDSSIIYDRDFGFDYFGFRTLEKSYLLKLDGKIVESPQHMYMRVALGIHKHRIDDAIKTYHFMSERWFTHATPTLFNAGTPKPQMSSCFLLTMKDDSIDGIYDTLKQTAKISQSAGGIGLSIHNIRATGSYIGGTNGTSNGIIPMLRVFNDTARYVDQGGGKRKGAFAIYLEPWHADIFPFLELKKNHGKEEMRARDLFFALWISDLFMKRVEEGGDWSLFCPNEAPGLSEVYGEEFVSLYEQYEREGRARTKVKAQDLWFAIVESQIETGTPYLLYKDAANAKSNQKNLGTIKSSNLCTEILEFTSPDEVAVCNLASVALPKFVFDGKFLFDKLYEIVYQMTVNLNRIIDENYYPVPEAKNSNLKHRPIGIGVQGLADVFILLRMAYESEAAKKLNIQIFETIYFAAMTASKDIAKEEGAYPSFPGSPLSQGIFQFDLWNVKPTGRWDFESLRKEVVQYGTRNSLLVAPMPTASTSQILGNNECFEPYTSNIYSRRVLSGEFIIVNKHLLHDLIELGLWNSEMKNQIIAAGGSIQSIPSIPDSIKEIYKTVWEMKQRSLIDMARDRGAFICQSQSLNLFVENPTISKLTSMHFYAWKQGLKTGMYYLRTKAASQAIQFTIEKEQIQKTKEIISNPAPTNKKDADSEFVGESCSMEEGCLVCGS; from the coding sequence ATGTTTGTAATTAAAAGAAATGGAAAAAGAGAATCGGTAAAGTTTGATAAAGTAACTGCTCGGATAGATAAGTTATCCTATGGTCTCAGTCGTTTAGTAAGTCCCATTGATGTTGCTAAAAAAGTTATCGAAGGAATCTACGATGGTGTTAGCACTTCGGAATTAGATAATTTAGCTGCGGAAATTGCTGCTTCTCTTACCACCAAACATCCAGATTATGCCCTTCTTGCGAGTCGTATTGCCGTTAGTAACCTACACAAAAATACAACCAAATCCTTTTCGGAAACCATGGAGCGATTGTATTCCTATATTGATCCAAAAACCAAAAAACAGATGCCTCTTATCGCAGATGATATATGGGAGATTGTAAAAAAACATTCTGAACTTTTGGATAGCTCCATTATTTACGATAGAGATTTTGGGTTCGATTATTTTGGATTCCGCACATTAGAAAAATCCTATTTGTTAAAACTTGACGGAAAAATTGTAGAAAGTCCGCAACATATGTACATGAGAGTGGCTCTAGGAATCCACAAACATCGTATTGACGACGCAATCAAAACCTATCATTTTATGAGCGAACGTTGGTTCACTCATGCGACTCCTACACTTTTTAATGCAGGAACTCCGAAACCACAAATGAGTAGCTGTTTTCTTTTAACGATGAAAGACGATAGTATCGATGGAATTTATGATACTCTCAAACAAACTGCAAAAATTTCGCAGAGTGCTGGTGGTATTGGATTATCCATTCATAATATCAGAGCCACTGGTTCGTATATTGGAGGCACCAATGGAACTAGCAATGGGATCATCCCCATGTTACGTGTGTTTAACGATACGGCAAGGTATGTGGACCAAGGTGGTGGAAAGCGAAAAGGTGCCTTTGCTATTTATTTGGAACCATGGCATGCTGATATTTTTCCGTTTTTAGAATTAAAAAAGAACCATGGCAAGGAAGAGATGCGGGCCCGTGATTTATTTTTTGCACTTTGGATTTCTGATCTATTTATGAAACGAGTGGAAGAGGGTGGCGACTGGAGTTTGTTTTGTCCAAATGAGGCTCCAGGTTTATCGGAAGTTTATGGGGAAGAATTTGTTTCTTTATATGAACAGTACGAAAGAGAAGGGAGAGCCAGAACCAAAGTCAAAGCACAAGATCTTTGGTTTGCGATCGTTGAATCTCAAATCGAAACAGGAACACCTTATTTATTGTACAAAGATGCGGCTAATGCCAAAAGTAATCAGAAAAATTTGGGAACCATTAAAAGCAGTAATCTTTGTACAGAAATTTTAGAATTCACTAGCCCAGATGAAGTTGCTGTTTGTAATTTGGCTTCTGTCGCCTTGCCAAAGTTTGTTTTTGATGGAAAATTTTTATTCGATAAGTTATACGAAATCGTTTATCAGATGACGGTGAACTTAAATCGTATCATTGATGAAAATTATTATCCAGTCCCTGAAGCAAAAAATTCTAATTTGAAACATCGTCCCATTGGGATTGGTGTTCAAGGTCTTGCTGATGTTTTTATCTTACTTCGTATGGCTTACGAAAGTGAAGCAGCAAAAAAACTCAATATTCAAATCTTTGAAACCATCTACTTTGCAGCCATGACTGCAAGTAAAGACATTGCCAAAGAAGAAGGAGCTTATCCAAGTTTTCCAGGTTCTCCACTTTCCCAGGGAATTTTCCAATTTGATTTATGGAATGTTAAACCAACAGGGCGATGGGATTTTGAATCTTTAAGAAAAGAAGTGGTTCAGTATGGAACAAGGAATTCTCTACTTGTTGCTCCGATGCCCACAGCCTCCACTTCGCAAATTTTAGGTAACAATGAGTGTTTTGAACCTTATACTTCCAATATCTATTCAAGAAGAGTCCTCAGTGGAGAATTTATTATTGTAAACAAACATTTGTTACATGATTTGATTGAACTTGGATTATGGAATTCAGAAATGAAAAACCAAATCATTGCCGCCGGTGGTAGCATCCAATCAATTCCATCCATTCCAGATTCAATCAAAGAAATTTACAAAACAGTTTGGGAAATGAAACAAAGGTCTCTCATTGATATGGCAAGAGACCGTGGAGCTTTTATTTGCCAGTCACAGTCCTTAAATTTATTTGTGGAAAATCCTACAATTTCCAAACTCACTTCCATGCATTTTTACGCTTGGAAACAAGGTTTAAAGACAGGGATGTATTATTTACGAACCAAAGCAGCTTCGCAAGCCATCCAATTCACTATAGAAAAAGAACAAATCCAAAAAACAAAAGAAATCATTTCTAATCCTGCTCCAACTAACAAAAAAGATGCGGACTCTGAATTTGTTGGAGAATCCTGTTCTATGGAAGAAGGTTGCCTTGTTTGCGGAAGTTGA
- a CDS encoding ribonucleotide-diphosphate reductase subunit beta, with protein MDYQSEVLLKENKDRFVILPIKFPKIWEMYKKQQASFWTAEEIDLSGDLDDWNSLSNNERFFLSNVLAFFAASDGIVNENLAVNFMREVQLPEVRCFYGFQIMMENIHSETYSLLIDTYIKDPKEKNRLFHSIETIPAVQKKSEWALRWIGEGNFAERLLAFAAVEGIFFSGSFCAIFWMKKRGLLPGLSFSNELISRDEALHCEFACILFKMINEKPSAERVYEIFTDAVNIEKEFITESLSVDLIGMNAKLMQQYIEFVADRWLIELGFEKLYYSSNPFDFMEMISLEGKTNFFEKRVGEYQKAGVLNSEQGFTFSLNEDF; from the coding sequence ATGGATTACCAATCAGAAGTTTTATTAAAAGAAAATAAGGATCGATTTGTGATCCTTCCTATCAAGTTTCCAAAAATTTGGGAGATGTATAAAAAACAACAAGCATCCTTTTGGACGGCAGAAGAAATCGATTTGAGTGGAGATTTGGATGATTGGAATTCCTTATCAAACAACGAACGGTTTTTTTTAAGTAACGTTTTGGCATTTTTTGCAGCAAGTGATGGAATCGTAAATGAAAACTTAGCAGTTAACTTTATGCGAGAAGTTCAACTGCCAGAGGTTAGGTGTTTTTACGGTTTTCAAATTATGATGGAAAATATCCATTCTGAAACATATTCACTTCTTATTGATACTTATATCAAAGATCCAAAAGAAAAAAATAGACTTTTCCACTCCATAGAAACCATTCCTGCTGTACAAAAAAAATCAGAATGGGCCTTACGTTGGATTGGTGAAGGAAATTTTGCTGAACGACTTCTTGCCTTTGCAGCTGTCGAAGGAATCTTTTTTAGTGGGAGTTTCTGTGCTATCTTTTGGATGAAAAAAAGAGGTCTGCTTCCTGGCCTAAGTTTTTCCAATGAACTCATCAGTCGAGATGAAGCCTTACATTGTGAGTTTGCTTGTATCCTATTTAAAATGATAAATGAAAAACCAAGCGCTGAACGTGTGTATGAAATTTTTACTGATGCAGTCAATATAGAAAAAGAATTCATCACCGAATCTTTGTCAGTTGATTTGATTGGGATGAATGCTAAACTGATGCAACAGTACATTGAATTTGTTGCCGACCGTTGGCTCATTGAACTTGGATTTGAAAAACTATATTATTCCTCCAATCCTTTCGATTTTATGGAAATGATCTCCTTAGAAGGCAAAACAAATTTTTTTGAAAAAAGAGTGGGTGAATACCAGAAGGCTGGAGTTCTCAATTCGGAACAGGGATTTACATTCTCTTTGAATGAAGATTTTTAA
- a CDS encoding ATP-binding protein codes for MPLLNAFTRNFIRDISIQILVFGFYLFAGKLSLNLSSIDGYSTPVWPPAGLALGFVLLFGKKVWFALFLGAYFTNTNYLPTTETWIQFLISNPQNITISFGNSSAALMGAHFLKKYSNPNLNIFQAHEILIFFIFAGPVNALISSIIGSLSLFYFKIIYFEFLFQTWLTWWMGDSIGIIIFTPLMILIWKWYRGEEKLLRLVIFASATMSTFVFTLSIFFVTKNWEKEFIKYRIKSDGQIISTGIENQFLETLRVVKALGAFLSLKEHLNRENFDQFSKEIMEDTNGVAAMSWDPLINHSLRSISETKMKKDYPASKGIYEKKEERIIPAMDKPDYVFIRYIYPFSENKQAIGFNLLSDPTREKALFSAKERQGIEITGKINLVQNIEDNLGFLVFNPVTRLNGEYGFAVAAVRIATIINNAAIGNDQNHLCIRIEDVTEPNHIQIFSRDCSNTDEKIFSEFSYEHPITIGSHVLNIKTSATKKYFQMNLTNASRFLLIVSSLLTGLLGILILIIMGKEKSIQDIVEKRTFELEKANRVKSEFLANMSHEIRTPMNGVLGMLTLLEQTKIDFEQRDYLDNAKKSVLSLLTIINDILDVSKLENKKLEIVPKPTDINKLCKDVVQLFLADAIKKNLEFHINLSELDSDLHILIDENRLRQILINLIANAVKFTSVGSVSLNVSISSDRKFLVFVVRDTGIGISDENIHKLFNRFVQLEDSRTKKFEGSGLGLYISKQLVNLMGGEIEVLSHLNEGSSFQFTIPFEKTDQRETTVEDTNAKVIDSDKKYHILVAEDNLLNQKFILKIFQKENIKVSLASNGEEVIQMLDASLSHLENRYDIILMDIQMPVLDGMEATKIIRKRDDSYRNIPIIAITANSMDSQLNEYLENGMNGYVKKPIILSELLTTIYKNLK; via the coding sequence ATGCCTCTCTTGAATGCATTCACCAGAAATTTCATTCGGGATATCAGCATACAAATTCTGGTATTTGGATTCTATTTATTTGCCGGAAAATTAAGCCTCAACCTTTCTTCCATTGACGGATACAGCACACCAGTTTGGCCACCGGCCGGTTTGGCTCTTGGGTTTGTGTTGTTATTTGGGAAAAAAGTCTGGTTCGCTTTATTTTTGGGGGCTTATTTTACCAACACCAACTACCTGCCTACAACGGAGACCTGGATTCAGTTTTTAATTTCGAATCCACAAAACATAACGATTTCATTTGGAAATTCTTCGGCTGCACTTATGGGTGCTCACTTTTTAAAAAAGTATTCCAACCCAAATCTAAATATCTTCCAAGCTCATGAGATTTTAATCTTTTTTATCTTCGCTGGACCAGTCAATGCTCTCATTTCTTCTATCATTGGAAGTTTGTCTTTATTTTATTTTAAAATCATATACTTCGAGTTTTTGTTTCAAACTTGGCTTACTTGGTGGATGGGTGACTCGATCGGAATTATCATTTTTACTCCATTAATGATATTGATTTGGAAATGGTATCGAGGAGAAGAAAAATTATTAAGACTAGTTATTTTTGCATCCGCAACGATGAGTACATTTGTTTTTACTCTATCTATTTTTTTTGTTACAAAAAATTGGGAAAAAGAATTTATTAAATATAGAATCAAATCTGACGGACAAATCATTTCAACAGGAATTGAAAATCAATTTTTAGAAACATTACGAGTTGTAAAAGCATTGGGTGCTTTTTTATCACTCAAAGAACATTTAAATCGTGAAAATTTTGATCAGTTCTCGAAAGAGATAATGGAAGATACAAATGGCGTAGCTGCAATGTCTTGGGATCCTCTAATCAATCATTCTTTACGTTCGATTAGCGAAACAAAAATGAAAAAAGATTATCCGGCATCTAAGGGAATCTATGAAAAAAAAGAGGAACGAATCATTCCAGCCATGGATAAACCCGATTATGTTTTCATTCGATATATTTATCCATTCTCAGAAAACAAACAAGCCATAGGGTTTAATTTATTATCTGATCCAACGAGAGAAAAGGCATTGTTTAGCGCAAAGGAAAGACAGGGGATCGAAATTACAGGAAAAATCAACCTTGTTCAGAACATAGAAGACAATTTAGGTTTTTTGGTTTTTAACCCTGTGACTAGATTGAATGGGGAATATGGATTTGCAGTGGCCGCAGTTCGTATTGCAACGATAATTAATAATGCCGCCATTGGAAATGACCAAAACCATTTATGTATTAGAATCGAAGATGTAACGGAACCAAATCATATTCAAATATTTTCAAGAGACTGTTCCAATACGGATGAAAAAATTTTTTCAGAGTTTTCGTATGAACATCCCATTACAATCGGTTCACATGTTTTGAACATTAAAACCAGTGCCACTAAAAAATACTTTCAGATGAATTTAACCAATGCTTCTCGATTCCTTTTGATCGTATCCTCTTTGTTAACAGGTCTTCTGGGGATTTTAATTCTTATCATCATGGGAAAAGAGAAAAGTATTCAGGATATCGTAGAAAAAAGAACTTTTGAATTAGAAAAAGCAAATCGTGTAAAATCTGAATTTTTAGCTAATATGAGCCATGAAATCCGTACTCCTATGAACGGAGTTTTAGGAATGTTGACATTGCTTGAACAAACTAAAATTGATTTTGAGCAACGAGATTATTTGGATAACGCAAAAAAATCAGTTTTATCTCTTTTGACAATCATTAATGATATTTTAGATGTTTCTAAGTTGGAAAACAAAAAATTAGAGATTGTTCCTAAACCAACGGATATAAATAAATTATGTAAAGATGTGGTTCAGTTGTTTTTAGCCGATGCAATCAAAAAGAATTTAGAATTTCATATTAATTTATCCGAATTGGATTCTGATTTGCATATATTGATTGATGAAAATAGACTTCGCCAAATATTGATTAACTTAATTGCAAATGCAGTAAAGTTTACTTCGGTAGGTTCGGTTAGTTTAAATGTATCAATAAGTAGTGATCGGAAGTTTCTAGTATTTGTAGTGAGAGACACTGGCATAGGAATTTCCGATGAGAACATTCATAAGTTGTTTAATCGTTTTGTTCAATTAGAAGATTCACGCACTAAAAAATTTGAAGGTTCTGGGCTTGGATTGTATATTTCAAAACAACTTGTAAATTTGATGGGCGGAGAAATCGAAGTTCTTAGTCATTTGAATGAAGGCTCCAGTTTCCAATTTACAATTCCATTCGAAAAAACAGACCAAAGAGAAACTACGGTTGAAGATACTAATGCCAAGGTAATTGACTCTGATAAAAAATATCATATTTTGGTAGCAGAAGATAACTTGTTAAATCAAAAGTTTATTTTGAAAATATTTCAAAAGGAAAATATAAAGGTCTCCCTTGCATCAAACGGTGAAGAAGTAATACAAATGTTAGATGCCTCTCTTAGTCACTTAGAAAATCGCTATGATATTATCCTCATGGACATACAGATGCCCGTATTGGATGGAATGGAGGCTACTAAAATCATTCGCAAACGAGATGATTCTTATCGCAACATTCCTATCATTGCGATTACTGCGAATAGTATGGATTCCCAATTGAATGAATATCTAGAAAACGGAATGAATGGTTATGTAAAGAAACCAATCATTCTCTCTGAACTTTTGACAACGATATATAAAAATTTGAAGTAA
- a CDS encoding SRPBCC family protein produces MNFEQITIQSTIHADSKKVWDNYTKPEHIVHWNFASDDWQCPWAKNDLRVGGKYSARMEAKDGSFGFEFEATYDKVIDQKLISYTMEDGRRASVAFETLENKTQVTIIFDAEDQNPIEMQKGGWQAILDNFKKYVESI; encoded by the coding sequence ATGAACTTCGAACAAATTACCATTCAATCGACAATCCATGCAGATTCCAAAAAAGTTTGGGACAATTACACGAAACCGGAACATATCGTTCATTGGAACTTTGCTTCCGACGATTGGCAATGCCCTTGGGCAAAAAATGATTTGCGAGTTGGTGGTAAATATAGTGCAAGAATGGAAGCAAAAGACGGAAGTTTTGGCTTCGAGTTCGAAGCCACGTATGACAAAGTGATCGATCAGAAGTTAATTAGTTATACAATGGAAGATGGTAGAAGAGCCAGTGTTGCATTTGAAACTTTAGAAAATAAAACACAGGTAACCATAATATTTGATGCGGAAGACCAAAATCCAATTGAAATGCAAAAGGGCGGATGGCAAGCCATACTAGATAACTTCAAAAAATATGTAGAATCCATATAA
- a CDS encoding SRPBCC family protein, producing MNITNQLNHNLHLYLTKTIHSSLEKVWEILTSPKYIKEYLYGTEAISEWKEGSSLVFKGVWEGTPYEEKGTILKFQSPYTFKYSYFTAFFGLPDQPENYSIIENQLEEKNGIVTIRLMQTGFTTEDKLKHSEESWNQCLEIIKEIAEKG from the coding sequence ATGAATATAACGAATCAACTAAATCACAATTTACATTTGTATCTGACAAAAACCATTCATTCCAGTTTGGAAAAAGTTTGGGAGATACTCACTTCTCCTAAATACATCAAAGAATATTTATATGGAACTGAAGCAATTTCAGAATGGAAAGAAGGAAGTTCCCTTGTATTCAAGGGAGTGTGGGAAGGAACACCTTATGAAGAAAAAGGAACCATACTTAAATTTCAATCTCCTTATACATTCAAATATTCTTATTTTACAGCTTTTTTTGGGTTACCGGATCAACCTGAAAACTATTCAATTATTGAAAATCAATTGGAAGAGAAAAACGGAATTGTGACAATTCGTTTGATGCAAACTGGATTCACAACAGAGGACAAATTGAAACATTCGGAAGAAAGTTGGAACCAATGTTTGGAGATCATAAAAGAAATAGCTGAGAAAGGATAA
- a CDS encoding helix-turn-helix domain-containing protein: MVKEKGKPARGVLRQTKADLAAKHNRFFANEKLDFFIEHYWTVSWELTNQKPYLAETLPYPSVHIVFEKENSKIFGVTKGRFSTLLQGKGSVFGIKFRPGGFYPFFKKSVSILTDKKLPLSTLSNQEILNLENKIFNLEDERSRVVLVETWLEKILPAPDPKIPFINGIIDRIKEDRGIQSVDQIVKITSVNLRSLQRLFREYVGVSPKWVIQRFRIQEVAERIEKEKTIHYAEMALDLGYYDQAHFIRDFKKTIGFSPEEYLKTLF; the protein is encoded by the coding sequence ATGGTCAAAGAAAAAGGAAAACCGGCACGAGGAGTATTGCGCCAAACCAAAGCCGATCTGGCTGCAAAACACAATCGGTTTTTTGCCAATGAAAAACTAGATTTTTTTATTGAGCACTATTGGACTGTTAGTTGGGAATTAACCAACCAAAAACCGTACCTTGCGGAAACACTACCTTACCCAAGCGTACACATCGTCTTTGAAAAAGAAAATTCAAAAATTTTTGGAGTCACGAAGGGTAGATTTTCTACTTTATTGCAAGGAAAAGGTTCTGTTTTTGGAATAAAATTTCGTCCAGGCGGATTTTATCCTTTTTTTAAAAAATCGGTTTCTATTCTCACTGACAAAAAGTTGCCTCTGTCCACTCTCTCAAATCAAGAAATCTTAAACCTAGAAAACAAAATTTTTAACTTAGAAGATGAAAGGAGTCGAGTCGTATTGGTTGAAACTTGGTTAGAAAAAATTCTTCCTGCACCAGATCCAAAAATCCCTTTCATCAATGGAATCATTGATAGAATCAAAGAAGACCGAGGGATACAATCGGTGGACCAAATTGTAAAAATAACTTCTGTGAACCTTCGAAGTTTACAAAGACTATTTCGCGAGTACGTGGGAGTTAGTCCAAAATGGGTGATTCAAAGATTTCGTATCCAAGAAGTAGCAGAACGAATTGAAAAAGAAAAAACAATCCATTATGCGGAAATGGCTTTGGATCTAGGTTATTACGACCAGGCACATTTTATAAGAGATTTTAAGAAAACCATAGGATTTAGTCCTGAAGAATATTTGAAAACGCTTTTCTAA
- a CDS encoding HEAT repeat domain-containing protein, translated as MALITFFLISTNIHALDDATEHLERCLELATQGSEYSFREPSSIEGITCLGLSKNPKYIPILGSLLKKDNSDHVRFTVIRALSWMETEEVTDYLLYTIQEDNYYHARYCAALSFSSIPDKRAIPVLEKYIHNLERSERTSIIAILETLSGNDYTSLLLEDVSEEKDLKKLKTKANNEFKAGHYGSTLHYINRALELEPENLNNLYLKANALVYIKNFYDSEKIYTTLLESKFPDKAGVYKKLGDLETTRGNLTEANEYYRKGLDVKTRNPK; from the coding sequence TTGGCTCTTATCACATTTTTCTTAATTTCTACAAACATCCATGCCCTTGATGACGCAACCGAACACTTAGAGAGATGTCTAGAGTTAGCAACTCAAGGAAGCGAATATAGTTTTAGAGAACCAAGCAGTATTGAGGGAATTACCTGTTTAGGATTATCTAAAAACCCCAAGTACATACCAATATTAGGTTCTTTATTAAAAAAAGACAACAGTGATCATGTTCGTTTTACCGTCATTCGAGCATTGAGTTGGATGGAAACAGAAGAAGTAACTGATTATTTATTATACACAATCCAAGAGGATAACTATTATCATGCTAGGTATTGTGCTGCGCTTTCATTCTCATCTATACCAGACAAAAGAGCCATTCCAGTTTTAGAAAAATATATTCATAATTTAGAACGAAGTGAAAGAACTTCTATCATTGCTATTTTAGAAACGCTTTCGGGAAATGATTATACTAGTTTATTACTGGAAGATGTCTCAGAAGAAAAAGACTTAAAAAAATTAAAAACAAAAGCAAACAACGAGTTTAAAGCCGGACACTATGGTAGCACATTGCATTATATTAATAGGGCACTAGAGCTGGAACCTGAAAATCTAAATAATCTCTACCTTAAAGCCAATGCACTTGTATATATAAAAAATTTCTATGATTCTGAAAAAATTTATACAACATTGTTAGAATCAAAATTTCCTGATAAAGCAGGTGTTTACAAAAAATTGGGTGATTTGGAAACAACTAGAGGAAATTTAACAGAAGCAAATGAATATTACAGAAAAGGATTAGATGTTAAAACAAGAAATCCAAAATAA